A DNA window from Doryrhamphus excisus isolate RoL2022-K1 chromosome 2, RoL_Dexc_1.0, whole genome shotgun sequence contains the following coding sequences:
- the susd2 gene encoding sushi domain-containing protein 2 isoform X1, whose translation MEKATALTLVLLLSRISGTFGQSCEGKCGQMSNSCSCHPTCMSLESCCTDYKEFCVETFPHSGSILGGVDFLVLDATFNNDSHIVCRFNSDTDTVGYVDESGRGHCIAPLLYQTGWVTLHISSNNGTTFSRAGAWLSVHTGKLDSKFKAILVNSTKWQYYGTPHVGGSLEMTWNTSLVKADRVNIELWGYRETGAPYSEQWLAEWKYLYSLAKDQPNNGAFSFVPQPSPYFSSWELGAVRVSSSGHHDGMWNVEAAWTEDHALAWHLEEKFRKDSQAWALEKCVAWDQLENELPNFLSEIIDCPCTLAQARADTGRFHTDYGCDMEKGSVCTYHPGSVHCVRAIQASPKYAAGQQCCYDSSGAQVLTADSIGGSTPDRAHDWGSPPYRKPPRVPGQSHWVYDVLSFYYCCLWSDNCHYYFKHRPSSDCRRYQPPSSAVVFGDPHFITFDGLSYSFNGKGEYSLLTSAGKGLTIQGRTEPVNGELSMPQTFVCQEHHIDFTASFTGTAINATKLTSVAMREASSDIIEVRLLPGHSRLQVLQNQKGLVFTEQSWMDLNGVFVFSPVATNVTVMFPSGAGVEMRLREETLTATVLLPEEFQNSTEGLLGNMNDNAMDDLILSNGQLVANYSNPEEVFNFGASWAVSNTSALFTYDSKYLLDTYYHSPRHDRNFIPEFSIHENPEDPLYNITFGICSGNGSQFCRYDILVGRDPKLGNATKISFQSHISLVEDLKSVISCGWLAPPPNGKKEGTTYLEGAKVRLSCNDGFTLEGSVERTCEADGHWSGGDTSCVLSSNIAGIVAGSVIGAVTLIIIITTLILHSRRRKRGQSKETFINTAL comes from the exons ATGGAAAAAGCAACAGCGTTAACGCTCGTTCTTCTGCTTTCACGTATCAGCGGGACATTTG GGCAGTCTTGTGAGGGCAAATGTGGGCAAATGTCCAACTCATGTTCCTGCCACCCGACGTGCATGTCTCTGGAGAGCTGCTGCACTGACTATAAGGAATTCTGCGTGGAAACCTTTCCGCACTCTGGCTCTATTTTGGGTGGCGTGGATTTTCTTGTGCTTGATGCAACTTTTAACAACGATTCACACATTGTATGCAG GTTCAATAGTGACACCGACACTGTGGGCTATGTGGATGAAAGCGGTCGGGGTCACTGCATCGCCCCCCTGCTGTATCAGACTGGATGGGTTACCTTGCACATCTCCTCCAATAACGGTACAACGTTTAGTCGAGCTGGAGCCTGGCTGTCAg TACATACAGGCAAGTTAGACTCGAAATTCAAAGCCATTTTGGTCAACTCAACAAAATGGCAGTACTATGGCACACCTCATGTCGGAGGCTCCCTGGAGATGACGTGGAACACTTCACTGGTCAAAGCAGACAGAGTCAACATTGAGCTGTGGGGTTATAGAGAGACGG GAGCACCCTATTCGGAGCAGTGGCTGGCAGAATGGAAGTATCTGTACTCCCTTGCAAAAGATCAACCCAACAACGGCGCCTTTAGCTTTGTGCCACAACCATCTCCTTACTTCTCAAGCTGGGAGCTCGGTGCAGTCCGTGTCAGCTCAAGCGGCCACCATGATGGCATGTG GAATGTGGAAGCTGCATGGACAGAGGACCACGCCCTGGCCTGGCACCTGGAGGAGAAGTTCAGAAAGGACTCGCAGGCTTGGGCCCTGGAAAAATGCGTGGCGTGGGACCAGCTAGAAAACGAGCTGCCCAACTTTCTCAGCGAGATCATTGACTGCCCCTGCACGCTGGCTCAAGCCCGAGCCGACACAGGGAGGTTCCAT ACTGATTACGGCTGCGATATGGAGAAAGGAAGTGTGTGTACTTACCACCCTGGTAGCGTTCACTGTGTGAGAGCCATACAAGCCAG CCCCAAGTATGCGGCGGGGCAGCAGTGTTGCTATGACAGCAGCGGCGCTCAGGTCCTGACGGCAGACTCAATCGGTGGCAGCACCCCAGACCGAGCCCACGATTGGGGCTCGCCTCCTTACAGGAAACCCCCACGGGTCCCCGGACAGTCCCACTGGGTTTACGACGTCCTCAGTTTCTACTACTGTTGCCTGTGGTCCGACAACTGCCACTATTACTTTAAACACAGGCCATCCAGTGACTGTAGACGCTACCAACCTCCCAGCTCag CTGTGGTGTTTGGAGACCCACACTTTATAACTTTCGATGGGCTCAGCTACTCCTTCAACGGCAAAGGCGAGTACAGTTTGTTGACGTCAGCTGGGAAAGGACTGACAATCCAAGGAAGAACCGAGCCGGTCAACGGTGAGCTGAGCATGCCGCAAACGTTTGTTTGCCAGGAGCATCATATTGATTTTACAGCCTCGTTCACAGGAACGGCAATTAACGCGACAAAACTGACATCCGTCGCCATGAGAGAGGCGTCCTCTGACATCATCGAGGTGCGACTTCTACCTGGTCACAGCCGCCTTCAAGTGCTGCAAAATCAAAAAGGTCTTGTATTTACTGAGCAGAGCTGGATGGACCTCAATG gtgtgtttgtgttttctccggTGGCTACAAATGTGACGGTTATGTTCCCCAGCGGCGCCGGCGTGGAGATGCGGCTCAGAGAGGAAACCCTAACTGCTACCGTCCTCCTGCCGGAAGAATTCCAAAACTCTACAGAGGGATTGTTGGGAAACATGAACGACAACGCCATGGACGATCTTATTCTCAGCAATGGTCAGCTGGTGGCAAACTACAGTAACCCAGAGGAGGTGTTCAACTTCGGGGCCAGCT GGGCGGTATCCAACACCTCTGCCCTGTTTACGTATGACTCCAAATACCTTTTGGACACTTATTACCATTCCCCAAGGCACGACCGCAACTTTATTCCAGAGTTTTCCATCCACGAGAACCCGGAAGATCCACTCTACAACATTACGTTTGGCATTTGCTCTGGGAACGGTTCGCAGTTCTGCAG gtatGACATTCTTGTTGGTCGTGATCCCAAACTGGGAAATGCCACCAAAATATCTTTTCAGAGTCACATTTCTCTCGTGGAGGACTTAAAGTCAG TGATTTCTTGTGGCTGGCTTGCACCGCCACCTAATGGCAAAAAGGAAGGTACTACCTACTTGGAAGGGGCAAAAGTGCGACTGTCTTGCAATGATGGCTTCACGCTGGAAGGGTCCGTCGAGCGCACCTGCGAGGCGGACGGGCACTGGTCTGGAGGGGACACAAGCTGCGTGCTTTCAA GTAATATTGCCGGCATTGTCGCTGGTTCAGTAATCGGTGCTGTCacactaattataataataacaacgcTTATTCTCCACTCCCGAAGACGGAAAAG GGGACAATCAAAAGAGACATTTATAAATACTGCCCTCTAA
- the susd2 gene encoding sushi domain-containing protein 2 isoform X3 has translation MEKATALTLVLLLSRISGTFGQSCEGKCGQMSNSCSCHPTCMSLESCCTDYKEFCVETFPHSGSILGGVDFLVLDATFNNDSHIVCRFNSDTDTVGYVDESGRGHCIAPLLYQTGWVTLHISSNNGTTFSRAGAWLSVHTGKLDSKFKAILVNSTKWQYYGTPHVGGSLEMTWNTSLVKADRVNIELWGYRETGAPYSEQWLAEWKYLYSLAKDQPNNGAFSFVPQPSPYFSSWELGAVRVSSSGHHDGMWNVEAAWTEDHALAWHLEEKFRKDSQAWALEKCVAWDQLENELPNFLSEIIDCPCTLAQARADTGRFHTDYGCDMEKGSVCTYHPGSVHCVRAIQASPKYAAGQQCCHYYFKHRPSSDCRRYQPPSSAVVFGDPHFITFDGLSYSFNGKGEYSLLTSAGKGLTIQGRTEPVNGTAINATKLTSVAMREASSDIIEVRLLPGHSRLQVLQNQKGLVFTEQSWMDLNGVFVFSPVATNVTVMFPSGAGVEMRLREETLTATVLLPEEFQNSTEGLLGNMNDNAMDDLILSNGQLVANYSNPEEVFNFGASWAVSNTSALFTYDSKYLLDTYYHSPRHDRNFIPEFSIHENPEDPLYNITFGICSGNGSQFCRYDILVGRDPKLGNATKISFQSHISLVEDLKSVISCGWLAPPPNGKKEGTTYLEGAKVRLSCNDGFTLEGSVERTCEADGHWSGGDTSCVLSSNIAGIVAGSVIGAVTLIIIITTLILHSRRRKRGQSKETFINTAL, from the exons ATGGAAAAAGCAACAGCGTTAACGCTCGTTCTTCTGCTTTCACGTATCAGCGGGACATTTG GGCAGTCTTGTGAGGGCAAATGTGGGCAAATGTCCAACTCATGTTCCTGCCACCCGACGTGCATGTCTCTGGAGAGCTGCTGCACTGACTATAAGGAATTCTGCGTGGAAACCTTTCCGCACTCTGGCTCTATTTTGGGTGGCGTGGATTTTCTTGTGCTTGATGCAACTTTTAACAACGATTCACACATTGTATGCAG GTTCAATAGTGACACCGACACTGTGGGCTATGTGGATGAAAGCGGTCGGGGTCACTGCATCGCCCCCCTGCTGTATCAGACTGGATGGGTTACCTTGCACATCTCCTCCAATAACGGTACAACGTTTAGTCGAGCTGGAGCCTGGCTGTCAg TACATACAGGCAAGTTAGACTCGAAATTCAAAGCCATTTTGGTCAACTCAACAAAATGGCAGTACTATGGCACACCTCATGTCGGAGGCTCCCTGGAGATGACGTGGAACACTTCACTGGTCAAAGCAGACAGAGTCAACATTGAGCTGTGGGGTTATAGAGAGACGG GAGCACCCTATTCGGAGCAGTGGCTGGCAGAATGGAAGTATCTGTACTCCCTTGCAAAAGATCAACCCAACAACGGCGCCTTTAGCTTTGTGCCACAACCATCTCCTTACTTCTCAAGCTGGGAGCTCGGTGCAGTCCGTGTCAGCTCAAGCGGCCACCATGATGGCATGTG GAATGTGGAAGCTGCATGGACAGAGGACCACGCCCTGGCCTGGCACCTGGAGGAGAAGTTCAGAAAGGACTCGCAGGCTTGGGCCCTGGAAAAATGCGTGGCGTGGGACCAGCTAGAAAACGAGCTGCCCAACTTTCTCAGCGAGATCATTGACTGCCCCTGCACGCTGGCTCAAGCCCGAGCCGACACAGGGAGGTTCCAT ACTGATTACGGCTGCGATATGGAGAAAGGAAGTGTGTGTACTTACCACCCTGGTAGCGTTCACTGTGTGAGAGCCATACAAGCCAG CCCCAAGTATGCGGCGGGGCAGCAGTGT TGCCACTATTACTTTAAACACAGGCCATCCAGTGACTGTAGACGCTACCAACCTCCCAGCTCag CTGTGGTGTTTGGAGACCCACACTTTATAACTTTCGATGGGCTCAGCTACTCCTTCAACGGCAAAGGCGAGTACAGTTTGTTGACGTCAGCTGGGAAAGGACTGACAATCCAAGGAAGAACCGAGCCGGTCAACG GAACGGCAATTAACGCGACAAAACTGACATCCGTCGCCATGAGAGAGGCGTCCTCTGACATCATCGAGGTGCGACTTCTACCTGGTCACAGCCGCCTTCAAGTGCTGCAAAATCAAAAAGGTCTTGTATTTACTGAGCAGAGCTGGATGGACCTCAATG gtgtgtttgtgttttctccggTGGCTACAAATGTGACGGTTATGTTCCCCAGCGGCGCCGGCGTGGAGATGCGGCTCAGAGAGGAAACCCTAACTGCTACCGTCCTCCTGCCGGAAGAATTCCAAAACTCTACAGAGGGATTGTTGGGAAACATGAACGACAACGCCATGGACGATCTTATTCTCAGCAATGGTCAGCTGGTGGCAAACTACAGTAACCCAGAGGAGGTGTTCAACTTCGGGGCCAGCT GGGCGGTATCCAACACCTCTGCCCTGTTTACGTATGACTCCAAATACCTTTTGGACACTTATTACCATTCCCCAAGGCACGACCGCAACTTTATTCCAGAGTTTTCCATCCACGAGAACCCGGAAGATCCACTCTACAACATTACGTTTGGCATTTGCTCTGGGAACGGTTCGCAGTTCTGCAG gtatGACATTCTTGTTGGTCGTGATCCCAAACTGGGAAATGCCACCAAAATATCTTTTCAGAGTCACATTTCTCTCGTGGAGGACTTAAAGTCAG TGATTTCTTGTGGCTGGCTTGCACCGCCACCTAATGGCAAAAAGGAAGGTACTACCTACTTGGAAGGGGCAAAAGTGCGACTGTCTTGCAATGATGGCTTCACGCTGGAAGGGTCCGTCGAGCGCACCTGCGAGGCGGACGGGCACTGGTCTGGAGGGGACACAAGCTGCGTGCTTTCAA GTAATATTGCCGGCATTGTCGCTGGTTCAGTAATCGGTGCTGTCacactaattataataataacaacgcTTATTCTCCACTCCCGAAGACGGAAAAG GGGACAATCAAAAGAGACATTTATAAATACTGCCCTCTAA
- the susd2 gene encoding sushi domain-containing protein 2 isoform X2, with amino-acid sequence MEKATALTLVLLLSRISGTFGQSCEGKCGQMSNSCSCHPTCMSLESCCTDYKEFCVETFPHSGSILGGVDFLVLDATFNNDSHIVCRFNSDTDTVGYVDESGRGHCIAPLLYQTGWVTLHISSNNGTTFSRAGAWLSVHTGKLDSKFKAILVNSTKWQYYGTPHVGGSLEMTWNTSLVKADRVNIELWGYRETGAPYSEQWLAEWKYLYSLAKDQPNNGAFSFVPQPSPYFSSWELGAVRVSSSGHHDGMWNVEAAWTEDHALAWHLEEKFRKDSQAWALEKCVAWDQLENELPNFLSEIIDCPCTLAQARADTGRFHTDYGCDMEKGSVCTYHPGSVHCVRAIQASPKYAAGQQCCYDSSGAQVLTADSIGGSTPDRAHDWGSPPYRKPPRVPGQSHWVYDVLSFYYCCLWSDNCHYYFKHRPSSDCRRYQPPSSAVVFGDPHFITFDGLSYSFNGKGEYSLLTSAGKGLTIQGRTEPVNGTAINATKLTSVAMREASSDIIEVRLLPGHSRLQVLQNQKGLVFTEQSWMDLNGVFVFSPVATNVTVMFPSGAGVEMRLREETLTATVLLPEEFQNSTEGLLGNMNDNAMDDLILSNGQLVANYSNPEEVFNFGASWAVSNTSALFTYDSKYLLDTYYHSPRHDRNFIPEFSIHENPEDPLYNITFGICSGNGSQFCRYDILVGRDPKLGNATKISFQSHISLVEDLKSVISCGWLAPPPNGKKEGTTYLEGAKVRLSCNDGFTLEGSVERTCEADGHWSGGDTSCVLSSNIAGIVAGSVIGAVTLIIIITTLILHSRRRKRGQSKETFINTAL; translated from the exons ATGGAAAAAGCAACAGCGTTAACGCTCGTTCTTCTGCTTTCACGTATCAGCGGGACATTTG GGCAGTCTTGTGAGGGCAAATGTGGGCAAATGTCCAACTCATGTTCCTGCCACCCGACGTGCATGTCTCTGGAGAGCTGCTGCACTGACTATAAGGAATTCTGCGTGGAAACCTTTCCGCACTCTGGCTCTATTTTGGGTGGCGTGGATTTTCTTGTGCTTGATGCAACTTTTAACAACGATTCACACATTGTATGCAG GTTCAATAGTGACACCGACACTGTGGGCTATGTGGATGAAAGCGGTCGGGGTCACTGCATCGCCCCCCTGCTGTATCAGACTGGATGGGTTACCTTGCACATCTCCTCCAATAACGGTACAACGTTTAGTCGAGCTGGAGCCTGGCTGTCAg TACATACAGGCAAGTTAGACTCGAAATTCAAAGCCATTTTGGTCAACTCAACAAAATGGCAGTACTATGGCACACCTCATGTCGGAGGCTCCCTGGAGATGACGTGGAACACTTCACTGGTCAAAGCAGACAGAGTCAACATTGAGCTGTGGGGTTATAGAGAGACGG GAGCACCCTATTCGGAGCAGTGGCTGGCAGAATGGAAGTATCTGTACTCCCTTGCAAAAGATCAACCCAACAACGGCGCCTTTAGCTTTGTGCCACAACCATCTCCTTACTTCTCAAGCTGGGAGCTCGGTGCAGTCCGTGTCAGCTCAAGCGGCCACCATGATGGCATGTG GAATGTGGAAGCTGCATGGACAGAGGACCACGCCCTGGCCTGGCACCTGGAGGAGAAGTTCAGAAAGGACTCGCAGGCTTGGGCCCTGGAAAAATGCGTGGCGTGGGACCAGCTAGAAAACGAGCTGCCCAACTTTCTCAGCGAGATCATTGACTGCCCCTGCACGCTGGCTCAAGCCCGAGCCGACACAGGGAGGTTCCAT ACTGATTACGGCTGCGATATGGAGAAAGGAAGTGTGTGTACTTACCACCCTGGTAGCGTTCACTGTGTGAGAGCCATACAAGCCAG CCCCAAGTATGCGGCGGGGCAGCAGTGTTGCTATGACAGCAGCGGCGCTCAGGTCCTGACGGCAGACTCAATCGGTGGCAGCACCCCAGACCGAGCCCACGATTGGGGCTCGCCTCCTTACAGGAAACCCCCACGGGTCCCCGGACAGTCCCACTGGGTTTACGACGTCCTCAGTTTCTACTACTGTTGCCTGTGGTCCGACAACTGCCACTATTACTTTAAACACAGGCCATCCAGTGACTGTAGACGCTACCAACCTCCCAGCTCag CTGTGGTGTTTGGAGACCCACACTTTATAACTTTCGATGGGCTCAGCTACTCCTTCAACGGCAAAGGCGAGTACAGTTTGTTGACGTCAGCTGGGAAAGGACTGACAATCCAAGGAAGAACCGAGCCGGTCAACG GAACGGCAATTAACGCGACAAAACTGACATCCGTCGCCATGAGAGAGGCGTCCTCTGACATCATCGAGGTGCGACTTCTACCTGGTCACAGCCGCCTTCAAGTGCTGCAAAATCAAAAAGGTCTTGTATTTACTGAGCAGAGCTGGATGGACCTCAATG gtgtgtttgtgttttctccggTGGCTACAAATGTGACGGTTATGTTCCCCAGCGGCGCCGGCGTGGAGATGCGGCTCAGAGAGGAAACCCTAACTGCTACCGTCCTCCTGCCGGAAGAATTCCAAAACTCTACAGAGGGATTGTTGGGAAACATGAACGACAACGCCATGGACGATCTTATTCTCAGCAATGGTCAGCTGGTGGCAAACTACAGTAACCCAGAGGAGGTGTTCAACTTCGGGGCCAGCT GGGCGGTATCCAACACCTCTGCCCTGTTTACGTATGACTCCAAATACCTTTTGGACACTTATTACCATTCCCCAAGGCACGACCGCAACTTTATTCCAGAGTTTTCCATCCACGAGAACCCGGAAGATCCACTCTACAACATTACGTTTGGCATTTGCTCTGGGAACGGTTCGCAGTTCTGCAG gtatGACATTCTTGTTGGTCGTGATCCCAAACTGGGAAATGCCACCAAAATATCTTTTCAGAGTCACATTTCTCTCGTGGAGGACTTAAAGTCAG TGATTTCTTGTGGCTGGCTTGCACCGCCACCTAATGGCAAAAAGGAAGGTACTACCTACTTGGAAGGGGCAAAAGTGCGACTGTCTTGCAATGATGGCTTCACGCTGGAAGGGTCCGTCGAGCGCACCTGCGAGGCGGACGGGCACTGGTCTGGAGGGGACACAAGCTGCGTGCTTTCAA GTAATATTGCCGGCATTGTCGCTGGTTCAGTAATCGGTGCTGTCacactaattataataataacaacgcTTATTCTCCACTCCCGAAGACGGAAAAG GGGACAATCAAAAGAGACATTTATAAATACTGCCCTCTAA